The following coding sequences lie in one Cannabis sativa cultivar Pink pepper isolate KNU-18-1 chromosome 5, ASM2916894v1, whole genome shotgun sequence genomic window:
- the LOC115716287 gene encoding FAM10 family protein At4g22670 isoform X1, protein MDAANLTQLKHFIQQCKSDPSILNDPSLSFFRDYIESLGGNLPSSASDHGGDSKSKSYVVDESDDDVEEESGTKGSVEVEEEEDDEIVESDIELEGDVVEPDNDPPQKMGNQSVEVSDEDRDASQLEKAKAMEAISEGKLEEAIEHLTEAISLNPLSAIMYGTRASVYIKMKKPNAAIRDASAALEINPDSAKGYKSRGIARSMLGQWEEAAKDLHLASKLDYDEEIKDVLKKVEPNVHKIEEHRRKYERLHKEREEKKIERERRRRRAEAQAAYEKAKKQEESSSSRRPGGMPGGFPGGMPGFPGGMPGFGGMPGFGGMPGFGGMPGFGGMPGAGGMPGAGGMPEAGGMPGAGGMPGAGGMPGAGGVPGAGGMPGAGGMPGAGGVPGNVDFSKILNDPELMAAFSDPEVMAALQDVMKNPANLAKHQSNPKVAPIISKMMSKFGGGAAGAPK, encoded by the exons ATGGACGCCGCGAACCTAACCCAGTTGAAGCATTTCATCCAACAGTGCAAGTCTGATCCTTCTATTCTCAATgatccttctctctctttcttccgcGATTACATCGAGAG TCTCGGCGGGAACCTGCCTTCTTCTGCTTCCGATCACGGCGGAGATTCTAAGTCG AAGAGTTATGTGGTGGATGAGAGCGATGATGATGTAGAAGAAGAAAGCGGCACAAAGGGGAGTGTTGAggtggaagaagaagaggatgaTGAAATAGTCGAATCTGATATTGAGCTTGAGGGAGATGTTGTTGAGCCTGATAATGATCCTCCACAAAAG aTGGGAAATCAGTCAGTTGAGGTCTCCGATGAAGATCGCGATGCCTCTCAGTTGGAGAAGGCGAAAGCAATGGAAGCCATTTCCGAAG GGAAATTGGAGGAAGCAATAGAGCATCTTACTGAAGCCATTTCGCTCAATCCATTATCTGCAATTATGTATGGAACGAGAG CTAGTGTTTACATCAAGATGAAGAAACCCAATGCTGCTATTCGTGATGCCAGTGCTGCTCTGGAG ATTAATCCTGACTCCGCCAAAGGCTACAAGTCTCGTGGCATAGCACGATCAATGCTTGGTCAGTGGGAGGAGGCAGCAAAGGATCTCCATTTGGCATCAAAGCTAGATTATGATGAAGAAATAAAGGATGTTCTTAAGAAG GTTGAGCCAAATGTTCACAAGATTGAGGAGCACCGCCGTAAATATGAAAGGCTGCacaaagagagggaagagaaaaaaattgaacGTGAGAGGCGACGTCGCCGTGCTGAAGCTCAG GCTGCATATGAGAAGGCCAAGAAGCAAGAAGAATCATCTTCTAGTAGAAGACCTGGTGGCATGCCTGGTGGTTTTCCAGGTGGTATGCCTGGATTCCCTGGAGGTATGCCCGGATTTGGTGGTATGCCCGGATTCGGAGGCATGCCTGGGTTTGGAGGCATGCCCGGATTCGGAGGAATGCCTGGAGCTGGAGGCATGCCTGGAGCTGGAGGCATGCCTGAGGCTGGAGGTATGCCTGGAGCCGGAGGAATGCCCGGAGCCGGAGGCATGCCCGGAGCCGGAGGAGTGCCCGGAGCCGGAGGTATGCCCGGAGCTGGAGGTATGCCCGGAGCTGGAGGGGTGCCTGGAAATGTTGACTTCAGCAAAATTTTGAAT GATCCGGAACTGATGGCGGCCTTTAGCGACCCAGAAGTCATGGCTGCTCTTCAAGACG TGATGAAGAACCCTGCTAATCTTGCAAAGCATCAATCTAATCCCAAGGTGGCACCCATTATCTCCAAGATGATGAGCAAATTTGGTGGTGGTGCTGCTGGAGCACCCAAGTAG
- the LOC133038442 gene encoding replication protein A 70 kDa DNA-binding subunit B-like, producing MHNNLTINGKIILSTNLPKKDFTVPLSNIQQYIDLPSKEINLIAAVIDIRPKRQIHNRHGEATIQELVLVDNEFNIATLTMWNNFVDNECAAISNIIHKKPIMIGTRLKVFCYNGMSISTKNSSCFLIEPQLEVAKDLRAW from the exons atgcacaacaatcttaccataaatggaaaaattattttgtcaactaacttgccaaaaaaggactttacagtgCCTCTTAGTAATATACAACAGTATATTGATCTTCCATCTAAAGAAATTA ATTTGATTGCTGCTGTCATAGACATTCGTCCTAAACGTCAAATACACAATCGTCATGGAGAAGCTACAATCCAAGAACTTGTTCTTGTGGATAATGA GTTTAACATAGCTACACTTACAATGTGGAATAATTTTGTTGACAACGAATGTGCTGCAATCTCAAACATCATTCATAAGAAACCAATTATGATTGGAACACGACTCAAAGTGTTTTGCTACAATG GCATGTCAATATCCACAAAAAACTCAAGCTGCTTTTTAATTGAACCACAGTTGGAAGTTGCTAAAGATCTTCGTGCCTGGTAA
- the LOC115716287 gene encoding FAM10 family protein At4g22670 isoform X2, whose product MDAANLTQLKHFIQQCKSDPSILNDPSLSFFRDYIESLGGNLPSSASDHGGDSKSSYVVDESDDDVEEESGTKGSVEVEEEEDDEIVESDIELEGDVVEPDNDPPQKMGNQSVEVSDEDRDASQLEKAKAMEAISEGKLEEAIEHLTEAISLNPLSAIMYGTRASVYIKMKKPNAAIRDASAALEINPDSAKGYKSRGIARSMLGQWEEAAKDLHLASKLDYDEEIKDVLKKVEPNVHKIEEHRRKYERLHKEREEKKIERERRRRRAEAQAAYEKAKKQEESSSSRRPGGMPGGFPGGMPGFPGGMPGFGGMPGFGGMPGFGGMPGFGGMPGAGGMPGAGGMPEAGGMPGAGGMPGAGGMPGAGGVPGAGGMPGAGGMPGAGGVPGNVDFSKILNDPELMAAFSDPEVMAALQDVMKNPANLAKHQSNPKVAPIISKMMSKFGGGAAGAPK is encoded by the exons ATGGACGCCGCGAACCTAACCCAGTTGAAGCATTTCATCCAACAGTGCAAGTCTGATCCTTCTATTCTCAATgatccttctctctctttcttccgcGATTACATCGAGAG TCTCGGCGGGAACCTGCCTTCTTCTGCTTCCGATCACGGCGGAGATTCTAAGTCG AGTTATGTGGTGGATGAGAGCGATGATGATGTAGAAGAAGAAAGCGGCACAAAGGGGAGTGTTGAggtggaagaagaagaggatgaTGAAATAGTCGAATCTGATATTGAGCTTGAGGGAGATGTTGTTGAGCCTGATAATGATCCTCCACAAAAG aTGGGAAATCAGTCAGTTGAGGTCTCCGATGAAGATCGCGATGCCTCTCAGTTGGAGAAGGCGAAAGCAATGGAAGCCATTTCCGAAG GGAAATTGGAGGAAGCAATAGAGCATCTTACTGAAGCCATTTCGCTCAATCCATTATCTGCAATTATGTATGGAACGAGAG CTAGTGTTTACATCAAGATGAAGAAACCCAATGCTGCTATTCGTGATGCCAGTGCTGCTCTGGAG ATTAATCCTGACTCCGCCAAAGGCTACAAGTCTCGTGGCATAGCACGATCAATGCTTGGTCAGTGGGAGGAGGCAGCAAAGGATCTCCATTTGGCATCAAAGCTAGATTATGATGAAGAAATAAAGGATGTTCTTAAGAAG GTTGAGCCAAATGTTCACAAGATTGAGGAGCACCGCCGTAAATATGAAAGGCTGCacaaagagagggaagagaaaaaaattgaacGTGAGAGGCGACGTCGCCGTGCTGAAGCTCAG GCTGCATATGAGAAGGCCAAGAAGCAAGAAGAATCATCTTCTAGTAGAAGACCTGGTGGCATGCCTGGTGGTTTTCCAGGTGGTATGCCTGGATTCCCTGGAGGTATGCCCGGATTTGGTGGTATGCCCGGATTCGGAGGCATGCCTGGGTTTGGAGGCATGCCCGGATTCGGAGGAATGCCTGGAGCTGGAGGCATGCCTGGAGCTGGAGGCATGCCTGAGGCTGGAGGTATGCCTGGAGCCGGAGGAATGCCCGGAGCCGGAGGCATGCCCGGAGCCGGAGGAGTGCCCGGAGCCGGAGGTATGCCCGGAGCTGGAGGTATGCCCGGAGCTGGAGGGGTGCCTGGAAATGTTGACTTCAGCAAAATTTTGAAT GATCCGGAACTGATGGCGGCCTTTAGCGACCCAGAAGTCATGGCTGCTCTTCAAGACG TGATGAAGAACCCTGCTAATCTTGCAAAGCATCAATCTAATCCCAAGGTGGCACCCATTATCTCCAAGATGATGAGCAAATTTGGTGGTGGTGCTGCTGGAGCACCCAAGTAG
- the LOC133038441 gene encoding uncharacterized protein LOC133038441 produces MFFNVSKIRITRNNCILNERITQKAYLLPATNLSPPSSDQITDISKINDMLNMQTTFWVKAIAKVTNYSQPFWYMACPLCNRITGSEYGETFHCLYCKNNDLKAVPRCRIDVELTDSSAWITATVFGEIAETLFSCNATTLMNTKIKASDSIPNELPELHDNKEILAYIKAVKQDSTEGWKFNITSFLNTTPLSNEELISNASTSHPNPTPLVILPEKKHKATTDDEEKKHETTNEDGNNHKASNEDQMQ; encoded by the exons ATGTTTTTTAATGTTTCAAAAATTAGGATAACTCGAAACAACTGCATCCTCAATGAGAGAATCACTCAAAAAGCATATCTTCTTCCTGCAACAAATCTTTCACCTCCTTCTTCTGATCAAATTACTGATATAAGCAAGATAAATGACATGTTAAACATG CAAACAACTTTCTGGGTCAAAGCAATTGCTAAAGTCACAAATTATAGCCAACCATTTTGGTATATGGCATGTCCCCTTTGTAACAGAATTACTGGATCTGAATATGGGGAAACTTTTCACTGTCTATATTGCAAAAACAATGATCTCAAAGCAGTCCCTAG ATGCAGAATAGATGTTGAACTTACTGATTCATCAGCTTGGATTACAGCAACTGTATTTGGGGAAATTGCAGAAACATTGTTCTCATGTAATGCAACAACCCTGATGAATACCAAAATTAAG gCAAGTGATAGCATTCCTAACGAACTTCCCGAACTACATGACAACAAAGAGATACTAGCTTACATTAAGGCAGTCAAACAGGACTCCACTGAAGGATGGAAATTCAACATCACTTCGTTCCTTAATACAACTCCACTCTCAAATGAAGAATTAATCTCTAATGCTTCAACTTCCCATCCTAATCCAACTCCACTTGTGATTCTTCCTGAAAAGAAACACAAAGCTACAACTGACGATGAGGAGAAGAAACATGAAACTACTAACGAAGACGGAAACAACCACAAGGCTTCTAATGAAGATCAGATGCAGTAA